One genomic segment of Candidatus Methylacidiphilales bacterium includes these proteins:
- a CDS encoding glycosyltransferase family 2 protein: protein MDPEKLTINSVTTPVLTVAIPTFNRTQALITQIKRLLPQLNDPRVYLLVLNNAGDPNLLNTIRPLVEPIQGRFYYHSNVANIGMCANILRTLELAQTSWIWWLGDDDPILADAIKTAFQAIAEADEHTLMIQSGCNHPEINIHRPQKISSLSSLSKLCENSWIISNFLHLSSTIVNRPLALKYLNVGYHTVYSLGPHVAMKFVGVRDGLNILLYPQQMFESGGYDPQSWSRWKLLFGMTSLIELEGVEQELYQSLRSVYRAWLGRPLLIRMLATILRGTDRPSIYWRSYCLRIASVSGFRRGLLFCSLALFICPLLKCDWICSLLKKILGSRKELSSASY from the coding sequence ATGGACCCTGAAAAATTGACCATCAACTCAGTAACAACCCCTGTCCTGACAGTCGCCATTCCAACCTTTAACAGGACACAAGCATTGATCACACAAATCAAAAGACTCTTGCCTCAACTCAACGACCCGCGCGTTTATTTGCTTGTCTTAAATAACGCCGGTGACCCCAACCTCCTCAACACAATTAGACCTCTCGTCGAGCCTATTCAGGGACGATTTTATTATCATTCAAATGTAGCCAACATCGGAATGTGTGCAAATATTCTCCGAACGCTTGAACTTGCTCAAACCTCATGGATCTGGTGGCTAGGCGATGACGATCCCATCCTCGCTGATGCTATCAAAACAGCTTTCCAAGCTATAGCGGAAGCCGATGAACACACACTGATGATTCAATCCGGCTGCAATCATCCTGAAATAAACATCCATCGCCCCCAAAAAATCTCCTCCCTAAGCTCACTATCTAAGCTCTGTGAAAATTCGTGGATCATCAGCAACTTTCTGCACTTGTCCTCTACTATCGTAAACCGCCCCTTAGCTTTGAAGTATCTCAATGTCGGCTATCATACAGTTTACAGCCTAGGCCCGCACGTTGCGATGAAGTTCGTAGGGGTTCGTGATGGACTCAACATCCTTCTCTATCCCCAACAAATGTTCGAATCCGGTGGATACGACCCGCAGAGCTGGAGCCGATGGAAACTACTATTCGGAATGACCTCACTAATTGAGCTAGAGGGAGTCGAACAGGAACTCTATCAATCTCTGCGTAGCGTCTATAGAGCGTGGCTCGGACGTCCACTGTTGATAAGAATGCTTGCCACGATTCTTAGAGGCACCGATCGACCGAGCATTTACTGGCGGTCCTATTGTTTGAGAATAGCAAGTGTTTCGGGATTTCGGAGAGGCCTTTTATTTTGCTCACTTGCCTTATTCATTTGTCCTTTACTGAAGTGTGATTGGATTTGTTCACTCCTTAAAAAAATCTTAGGCAGCCGAAAAGAACTAAGCAGTGCGAGCTATTAA